One window of the Nicotiana tabacum cultivar K326 chromosome 4, ASM71507v2, whole genome shotgun sequence genome contains the following:
- the LOC107791504 gene encoding uncharacterized protein LOC107791504: MSIANNIKSTIPQTESAREYLKFVEERFCSANKSLAGTLMAELTTMKFDGSCSMQNHIIEMTNIAARLQTLGMKVDDSVLVQFILNSLPPEYGPFQVNYNTIKDKWNVSELSSMLTQEESRHLNML; encoded by the coding sequence ATGAGTATTGCCAACAACATTAAGAGTACTATTCCACAAACAGAAAGTGCCAGGGAATACCTGAAGTTTGTGGAAGAACGTTTTTGTTCTGCAAATAAGTCTCTCGCTGGTACACTAATGGCTGAACTCACGACCATGAAGTTTGATGGGTCGTGTAGTATGCAAAATCATATCATTGAGATGACTAACATTGCAGCAAGACTTCAGACCTTGGGGATGAAAGTTGATGACTCCGTCTTGGTTCAGTTTATTCTGAACTCATTGCCTCCTGAGTATGGACCTTTTCAAGTTAACTATAACACTATTAAGGATAAGTGGAATGTTAGTGAATTGTCTAGTATGCTTACTCAGGAGGAGTCAAGACATCTTAATATGTTGTAA